In one Bacillus thuringiensis genomic region, the following are encoded:
- the hmoB gene encoding heme-degrading monooxygenase HmoB, with translation MKAIISYETPLEQAHFTAKNDEKNMFYKENTEESVEGSLKYDVLDAVGEFKGQPGYIVCNNISVTDEGRPVFENRFKNRAGLIENEPGFQAIRVLRPLSNDTYVILTMWETEQNFKDWTESRSFENAHKKRPTQAEGQAPAHPHAEQQKSIFSRPSFVTTFNVLV, from the coding sequence ATGAAGGCTATTATTTCATATGAAACACCTCTAGAACAAGCACATTTCACTGCAAAAAATGATGAAAAAAATATGTTTTATAAAGAAAATACAGAAGAATCTGTAGAAGGCTCACTTAAGTATGACGTACTAGATGCTGTCGGTGAATTTAAAGGACAACCTGGCTATATCGTTTGTAACAACATTTCTGTCACAGACGAAGGTCGCCCTGTATTTGAAAACCGCTTTAAAAACCGCGCAGGCCTTATCGAAAACGAACCAGGATTCCAAGCGATCCGTGTTCTACGCCCATTAAGTAACGATACATATGTTATCTTAACGATGTGGGAAACAGAGCAAAACTTTAAAGACTGGACAGAATCACGTTCATTCGAAAACGCTCATAAAAAACGTCCCACGCAAGCAGAAGGACAAGCTCCGGCACATCCACATGCGGAACAGCAAAAGAGTATTTTCTCACGTCCATCTTTTGTGACTACTTTTAATGTGTTAGTTTAA
- a CDS encoding SDR family NAD(P)-dependent oxidoreductase — protein MRENKIIMISGANSGIGYACIKYFLEKSFHVIALDINNNNLIDYMKTDMPLKVVQIDLSNSEAIHNLFTQLDLEKLSPDILINAAGIREITPVLHLSDDMFKKVIDVNLVAPFILSREVAKRWCESKIKGCIVNIASVSGLMAEPERAAYVASKHALIGLTKQMAMEFGKQNIRVNSISPGVIRTELTEEYFSNKALMSMIKSNQSLDTWGLPQDIVSCIEYLISDQARFITGSNFVIDGGWTAGKNL, from the coding sequence ATGAGAGAGAATAAAATAATTATGATTTCTGGAGCCAATAGCGGTATAGGTTATGCTTGTATAAAATACTTTTTAGAAAAATCATTTCATGTAATAGCGCTTGATATTAATAATAATAATTTAATAGATTATATGAAAACAGATATGCCTTTGAAAGTAGTGCAAATTGATTTAAGTAATAGCGAAGCGATTCATAATCTTTTTACTCAATTAGATTTAGAAAAGCTTTCTCCTGATATATTAATAAATGCAGCTGGTATTCGAGAGATAACACCTGTTTTACATTTATCCGATGATATGTTTAAAAAAGTAATTGATGTAAATTTAGTAGCCCCATTTATCCTTTCTAGGGAAGTAGCGAAGCGATGGTGTGAATCGAAAATAAAAGGTTGTATTGTGAATATAGCATCGGTTTCTGGATTAATGGCTGAACCAGAGCGAGCTGCTTATGTTGCATCAAAGCATGCTTTAATCGGATTAACTAAACAGATGGCTATGGAATTTGGGAAGCAAAATATAAGGGTAAATAGCATTTCTCCTGGTGTTATTAGAACTGAACTTACAGAAGAATACTTTAGTAATAAAGCCTTGATGTCTATGATAAAAAGTAATCAATCTTTAGATACTTGGGGGTTGCCGCAGGATATTGTTTCATGTATTGAGTACTTGATTTCTGATCAGGCCCGCTTTATTACTGGTTCTAATTTTGTAATTGATGGTGGTTGGACTGCTGGGAAAAATTTATAA
- a CDS encoding 2OG-Fe dioxygenase family protein, translated as MTFVLSKMSGFSIEEKVHEFESKGFLEISNEIFLQEEENHRLLTQAQLDYYNLEDDAYGECRARSYSRYIKYVDSPDYILDNSNDYFQSKEYNYDDGGKVRQFNSINDSFLCNPLIQNIVRFDTEFAFKTNIIDTSKDLIIGLHQVRYKATKERPSFSSPIWLHKDDEPVVFLHLMNLSNTAIGGDNLIANSPREINQFISLKEPLETLVFGQKVFHAVTPLGTECSTEAFRDILLVTFSYKETK; from the coding sequence ATGACGTTTGTTCTTAGTAAAATGAGTGGCTTTAGCATAGAAGAAAAGGTACATGAATTTGAATCTAAAGGATTCCTTGAAATCTCAAATGAAATCTTTTTACAAGAGGAAGAGAATCATCGTTTATTAACACAAGCACAGTTAGATTATTATAATTTGGAAGATGATGCGTACGGTGAATGCCGTGCTAGATCTTATTCAAGGTATATAAAGTATGTTGATTCACCAGATTATATTTTAGATAATAGTAATGATTACTTCCAATCTAAAGAATATAACTATGACGATGGCGGGAAAGTTAGACAGTTCAATAGCATAAATGATAGCTTTTTATGTAATCCTTTAATTCAAAATATCGTGCGTTTCGATACTGAATTTGCATTTAAAACAAATATAATAGATACAAGTAAAGACTTAATTATAGGTTTACATCAAGTAAGATATAAAGCTACTAAAGAAAGACCATCTTTTAGTTCACCTATTTGGTTACATAAAGATGATGAACCAGTAGTGTTTTTACACCTTATGAATTTAAGTAATACAGCTATTGGCGGAGATAATTTAATAGCTAATTCTCCTCGGGAAATTAATCAGTTTATAAGTTTGAAGGAGCCTTTAGAAACTTTAGTATTTGGACAAAAGGTCTTCCATGCCGTAACGCCACTTGGAACAGAATGTAGTACGGAGGCTTTTCGCGATATTTTATTAGTAACATTTTCTTATAAGGAGACAAAATGA
- a CDS encoding DMT family transporter, with the protein MLQKSFKQEKTVPALKMIASMVIFGSVGFFSVQTNLPSFELVFVRCIFATIFLSVCWLLTGQYKQDKWERKEVIQVLICGFFLVFNWVFLFKAFENMSVTIAISVYHLAPVIVLLIGSIVFKEKLTLISIISIVVCFAGALLIAGIDGSFSVGSLMSSGMIWGFLAALFYAFTTLFGKGINKMSAYAMTFLQTFLGIFLLIPFIDLDAFSGLTQSNWTYIIATGFIHTGIVYYLFFDSLRYLSTKTISILVFLDPAVAILLDTVLTGFRPTLMQITGILFIFIGMTLTLKKSKDKKLSQKENQIESDASISQQ; encoded by the coding sequence TTGCTTCAAAAAAGTTTTAAGCAAGAGAAAACGGTACCGGCCTTAAAGATGATAGCGTCAATGGTTATCTTTGGATCAGTTGGATTTTTTTCGGTTCAAACAAACTTACCTTCGTTTGAATTAGTGTTTGTAAGGTGTATTTTTGCGACAATATTTTTAAGTGTATGCTGGTTGCTTACAGGGCAATATAAACAAGATAAATGGGAACGAAAAGAAGTTATTCAAGTTTTAATATGTGGCTTTTTCTTAGTATTTAATTGGGTTTTCTTATTTAAAGCCTTTGAAAATATGTCAGTTACAATTGCTATCTCAGTTTATCATCTTGCACCAGTAATTGTACTGTTAATTGGAAGTATCGTCTTTAAAGAAAAATTAACATTAATATCTATCATTTCAATAGTTGTGTGTTTTGCAGGAGCTTTATTAATTGCTGGTATCGATGGAAGCTTCTCTGTCGGCTCATTAATGTCTTCAGGTATGATATGGGGATTTCTTGCAGCTCTCTTTTATGCATTTACAACTTTATTTGGTAAAGGGATTAACAAAATGAGTGCGTATGCAATGACATTTTTACAAACATTCTTGGGGATATTTCTTTTAATACCATTTATAGATTTAGATGCTTTTAGTGGCCTCACTCAAAGTAATTGGACATATATTATAGCTACTGGTTTTATTCACACAGGGATAGTATATTATCTGTTTTTTGATAGTCTACGTTATTTATCTACAAAAACAATCTCAATATTAGTTTTTTTAGATCCGGCAGTGGCAATATTATTAGATACTGTACTTACTGGATTCCGTCCAACTTTAATGCAAATAACAGGAATTCTTTTTATTTTTATTGGCATGACTTTAACATTAAAAAAATCTAAAGATAAAAAACTGAGCCAAAAAGAAAATCAAATTGAAAGCGATGCTAGTATATCTCAACAATAA
- the hemE gene encoding uroporphyrinogen decarboxylase encodes MVRTINETFLKACRGERTDYVPAWYMRQAGRSQPEYRKIKEKYSLFEITHNPELCAYVTKLPVDQYNVDAAILYKDIMSPLPAIGVDVEIKSGIGPVIDNPIRSLQDVEKLGEINPEDDVPYILDTIRLLTTEMLDVPLIGFSGAPFTLASYMIEGGPSRNYHNTKAFMYAEPKAWFALMDKLADMVITYLKAQINAGAKAVQIFDSWVGTVNVADYRVFIKPAMERIFAEVRKMGVPMIMHGVGAAHLVNEWHDLPLDVVGLDWRLPIEEARARGVLKAVQGNMDPSFLLAPWSVIEEHVKGILDQGMKQPGYIFNLGHGVFPEVNPDTLKRLTTFIHEYSKGKLAK; translated from the coding sequence TTGGTAAGAACTATAAATGAGACATTTTTAAAAGCATGTAGGGGGGAACGTACCGATTATGTACCAGCATGGTATATGCGTCAAGCAGGTCGTTCACAGCCGGAATATAGAAAGATTAAAGAAAAGTATTCTTTATTTGAAATTACACACAATCCAGAGTTATGTGCTTACGTTACAAAATTGCCGGTTGATCAATATAACGTAGACGCAGCAATTCTTTATAAAGATATTATGTCACCACTACCTGCAATTGGTGTGGATGTAGAAATTAAATCAGGTATTGGCCCAGTTATCGATAACCCAATCCGTTCTTTACAAGACGTAGAAAAACTAGGGGAAATCAATCCAGAAGATGATGTACCGTACATACTAGATACAATTCGTTTATTAACGACAGAAATGTTAGACGTACCGTTAATCGGTTTTTCAGGAGCTCCATTTACATTAGCGAGCTATATGATTGAAGGCGGTCCATCTCGTAACTACCATAATACGAAAGCGTTCATGTATGCAGAGCCAAAAGCTTGGTTTGCTTTAATGGATAAGCTAGCAGATATGGTTATTACATATTTAAAAGCGCAAATTAACGCAGGAGCAAAAGCAGTTCAAATTTTCGATTCTTGGGTTGGAACAGTAAATGTAGCAGATTATCGCGTATTTATTAAACCAGCAATGGAGCGTATTTTTGCAGAAGTTCGTAAGATGGGTGTACCGATGATTATGCACGGCGTAGGAGCTGCACACTTAGTGAATGAGTGGCACGACTTACCGCTTGATGTAGTCGGCTTAGACTGGCGCTTACCGATTGAAGAAGCACGTGCACGCGGCGTTCTTAAGGCGGTACAAGGAAATATGGACCCTTCATTCTTACTTGCACCATGGTCTGTTATTGAAGAACATGTAAAAGGTATTTTAGATCAAGGGATGAAACAGCCGGGTTATATCTTTAACTTAGGTCACGGTGTGTTCCCAGAAGTAAATCCAGATACATTAAAACGTTTAACTACATTTATTCATGAATATTCTAAAGGGAAGTTAGCGAAGTAA
- the hemH gene encoding ferrochelatase has product MKKKIGLLVMAYGTPYKEEDIERYYTHIRRGRKPSPEMLEDLTERYRAIGGISPLATITLEQAKKLEKRLNEVQDEVEYHMYLGLKHIEPFIEDAVKDMHNDGIQDAIALVLAPHYSTFSVKSYVGRAQEEAEKLGNLTIHGIDSWYKEPKFIQYWVDAVKGIYNGMSDAEREKAVLIVSAHSLPEKIIAMGDPYPDQLNETADYIARGAEVANYAVGWQSAGNTPDPWIGPDVQDLTRELNEKHGYTSFVYAPVGFVAEHLEVLYDNDFECKVVTDEIGAKYYRPEMPNASDAFIDCLTDVVLKKKESVL; this is encoded by the coding sequence ATGAAAAAGAAAATTGGTTTGCTTGTAATGGCATACGGAACGCCATATAAAGAAGAAGATATTGAACGTTACTATACACATATTCGCAGAGGAAGAAAGCCAAGTCCTGAAATGTTGGAAGATTTAACAGAGCGTTACCGTGCAATTGGTGGTATTTCTCCTTTAGCTACTATTACATTAGAGCAAGCTAAGAAGTTAGAGAAGCGCTTAAATGAAGTACAAGATGAAGTAGAGTACCATATGTATCTTGGCTTAAAACATATTGAACCGTTTATTGAAGATGCAGTGAAAGATATGCATAACGACGGAATACAAGATGCAATCGCACTTGTTCTTGCACCTCATTATTCTACGTTTAGCGTGAAATCATACGTTGGACGAGCACAAGAAGAAGCTGAGAAACTTGGAAACTTAACAATTCATGGCATTGATAGCTGGTATAAAGAGCCGAAATTCATCCAGTACTGGGTTGATGCAGTGAAAGGTATATATAACGGTATGTCAGATGCAGAGCGTGAAAAAGCAGTATTAATCGTATCTGCACATAGCTTACCAGAGAAAATTATTGCAATGGGCGATCCATATCCAGATCAATTAAATGAAACAGCGGATTATATCGCGCGCGGAGCTGAAGTAGCAAACTATGCAGTAGGCTGGCAAAGTGCAGGAAACACACCAGATCCTTGGATTGGTCCAGATGTACAAGATTTAACGAGAGAACTAAATGAAAAGCACGGTTATACTTCATTCGTATATGCACCAGTTGGATTTGTTGCGGAACATTTAGAAGTTTTATATGACAACGACTTTGAGTGTAAAGTTGTAACGGATGAAATTGGTGCGAAATATTATCGTCCAGAAATGCCAAATGCATCGGACGCATTTATTGATTGTTTAACAGATGTTGTATTAAAGAAAAAAGAATCTGTACTGTAA
- a CDS encoding transglycosylase domain-containing protein, translated as MKKVKWTLLGGVATFVVAIVLYKLIVLAGGYMMDEKQLVFHSSSRIVDQKGKEITKLYVENRELVPIEQIPKYVQQAFVAVEDSRFYEHQGIDYPSIFRALYKDTLAGEKVEGGSTITQQLAKNVFLTREKTFTRKLKEVAISLQLEQKYTKQQILEMYMNHIYFGHGAYGIQAAAKLYFNKNVEDLTVEEGAMLAGLPKSPNGYSPYYSAEKSKERRDLVLSLMHKQGYLTAEDSVRYQGKTIALYKNLDENELAYMPYIDMVIDEAARLYGLSHQEVLRGGYTFVVPMDEKIQKVAYNQFQDARNFPGKEEGAQGAFLLMDNRTGGIKAAIGGRKYVPRGFNRVFAKRQPGSVLKPLIVYAPALETKKYNPYSLLTNERNSFEGYEPRNYNHEYSKEMTMYDAILESANVPAVSLLNELGVEEGKQYLEKGNVHIADAGLSTALGGLKNGVSTFDLVKMYRSFLANGNIIEPHVIDKVLNRHGAVIGESPKVETKIFSKQTAWYMTKMLEGVVKEGTARAGVYNGALAGKTGTTSLPNDDKGARDMWFVGYTPNLVGAVWIGYDRTDKEHQLQGESASATKLFKKILTKANVEHKEKFMKPEGVETIGAPIRLRKIEDVKMKLSFSPFGLFKAKLSWTPLPDNRIMYRIYRVENGIHTHVSTVNGAGEYEEKFVNIFSKPSFYVVPYNSQTNREGEKSKVAKP; from the coding sequence ATGAAGAAAGTAAAGTGGACTTTATTAGGCGGCGTCGCAACGTTCGTAGTAGCGATTGTACTCTATAAACTTATCGTGTTAGCTGGTGGCTATATGATGGATGAAAAGCAGCTCGTTTTCCACTCTTCATCACGTATCGTTGACCAGAAAGGGAAAGAAATTACGAAATTATACGTAGAAAATAGAGAGCTCGTACCGATCGAGCAAATTCCGAAGTATGTGCAACAGGCATTTGTTGCGGTGGAAGATTCTCGTTTTTATGAGCATCAAGGAATTGATTATCCCTCTATATTCCGTGCTCTTTATAAAGATACGTTAGCTGGAGAAAAGGTAGAGGGCGGTAGTACCATTACGCAGCAACTCGCTAAAAACGTCTTTTTAACTCGTGAAAAAACATTTACGCGCAAATTGAAGGAAGTCGCAATTTCTCTTCAATTAGAGCAAAAATATACGAAGCAACAAATTCTTGAAATGTATATGAACCATATTTATTTTGGTCATGGGGCTTACGGTATTCAAGCAGCAGCAAAGTTATATTTTAATAAAAATGTTGAGGATTTAACAGTAGAGGAAGGGGCAATGCTTGCAGGCCTTCCGAAGTCACCAAACGGATATTCACCGTACTATTCTGCAGAGAAGAGTAAGGAACGCCGCGATCTAGTATTGTCACTTATGCATAAACAAGGCTATTTGACTGCCGAAGATAGCGTACGTTATCAAGGAAAGACGATTGCTTTATATAAAAACTTAGACGAAAATGAGCTCGCATATATGCCGTATATTGATATGGTCATAGATGAAGCAGCTCGTTTATACGGATTGTCTCATCAAGAAGTACTTCGCGGAGGATATACGTTTGTCGTACCTATGGATGAAAAAATTCAAAAGGTAGCGTATAACCAGTTTCAAGATGCAAGGAATTTTCCTGGGAAAGAAGAAGGGGCACAAGGTGCATTTTTATTAATGGATAATCGTACGGGAGGGATTAAAGCCGCGATTGGGGGAAGAAAGTACGTCCCGAGAGGATTTAATCGTGTTTTTGCCAAAAGGCAGCCCGGATCTGTTTTAAAACCACTTATCGTTTATGCACCAGCACTAGAAACGAAAAAGTATAATCCGTATTCTTTATTAACGAATGAAAGAAATTCTTTTGAAGGGTATGAACCTCGAAATTATAATCATGAGTATTCAAAAGAAATGACGATGTATGATGCGATTTTAGAGTCGGCAAACGTACCGGCAGTGTCTTTATTAAATGAGTTAGGGGTAGAAGAAGGAAAGCAATATTTAGAAAAAGGAAATGTCCATATTGCAGATGCTGGTTTAAGTACAGCGCTTGGCGGATTGAAAAATGGCGTTTCAACATTTGATCTTGTAAAAATGTATCGTTCATTTTTAGCAAATGGAAATATTATCGAGCCGCACGTTATTGATAAAGTATTAAATAGACACGGTGCAGTCATTGGGGAATCTCCAAAAGTAGAGACGAAAATCTTCTCGAAGCAGACAGCATGGTATATGACGAAAATGTTAGAAGGAGTTGTGAAGGAGGGGACAGCGAGAGCAGGTGTATATAACGGTGCGCTAGCTGGAAAAACGGGTACAACTTCATTGCCAAATGACGATAAGGGAGCAAGAGATATGTGGTTCGTCGGCTATACACCGAACTTAGTAGGCGCTGTTTGGATTGGTTATGACCGTACGGATAAGGAACATCAGTTGCAAGGAGAAAGTGCATCTGCGACAAAATTGTTTAAGAAAATTTTAACGAAGGCTAATGTAGAACATAAAGAGAAGTTTATGAAGCCTGAAGGTGTGGAAACAATCGGTGCTCCGATTCGGCTGCGCAAAATTGAAGATGTAAAAATGAAACTATCATTTAGCCCTTTCGGTTTATTTAAAGCAAAATTAAGTTGGACGCCACTTCCAGATAACAGAATTATGTACCGAATCTATAGAGTGGAGAACGGAATTCATACGCATGTTAGCACTGTAAATGGTGCTGGAGAATATGAGGAAAAGTTCGTTAACATATTTTCAAAACCGAGCTTTTACGTTGTACCATATAATTCACAAACGAATCGCGAAGGAGAAAAGTCAAAAGTAGCTAAACCATAG
- a CDS encoding PH domain-containing protein, translating to MQPLEREIHSNMLKVWRIHALIGAAVILTVVIAYFFFMINFNWWGWLFGLLVTGAIIFIPLDYFMFPNLRQRYYSYRLNEEEIEIQKGMFVVKRVLIPMIRVQHVTIEQGPIMRKYNLAELHISTAATSHSIPGLTKEEAEQLKRQIGELAKVSDEDV from the coding sequence ATGCAGCCGTTAGAAAGAGAGATTCATTCTAATATGCTGAAAGTGTGGCGAATTCACGCTTTAATTGGGGCGGCAGTTATACTAACAGTCGTAATTGCGTATTTCTTTTTTATGATTAATTTTAACTGGTGGGGCTGGTTGTTTGGACTATTAGTAACAGGAGCCATTATATTTATTCCACTTGATTATTTTATGTTTCCAAATTTACGTCAGCGCTATTATAGTTACAGATTAAATGAAGAAGAGATTGAGATTCAAAAGGGAATGTTCGTTGTAAAACGCGTACTTATTCCGATGATCCGTGTGCAGCACGTAACGATTGAGCAAGGGCCAATCATGAGAAAGTATAATTTAGCAGAATTACATATTTCAACAGCCGCAACTTCCCATAGTATCCCAGGTTTAACGAAAGAAGAAGCAGAACAGCTGAAAAGACAAATTGGAGAACTTGCGAAAGTGAGTGATGAGGATGTATAA
- a CDS encoding PH domain-containing protein, with protein MYKRQHPITILLGIRVASLLPLIILVLFKPDEQVEPWYLFYLFLLVVLFIMAIFSAIKWYFKVYWIENNILHIKHGVFVKKESYLNKERVQNVSTSSNVIYQMLGLMKLNIEVAGGGSEPEVMLAGIKEDEAKHLIALLHKKETTVKEEIEEEESKTVYQLTAKEVLAAAITSGRFGLVFSGLVLLYTKFDFILPEGFTSKVEAYVMGNGVYKLIVIALILMAISWIISTAGYVLKYANFKIERKGEEIRIVQGLFEKKEFVLKLHRIQAITVKECMLRQPFGYCAVEVEAIHSIGAASNEVMLHPFMKKKDVRQLLTYLELPYEIEAEIVHLPKTALRRYFIMGWLISIILTVLIASVSIYLKQYIALFVILPLFIVFSLLAYARYKSGGYELRENQLTVVYRDFSKYTGIMRRRHVQAVGYNQSYFQRKDELCTTLVAVAGRGYEVKHMRKKDSLRIYNWYKEKGNTGV; from the coding sequence ATGTATAAGAGGCAACATCCGATTACGATATTGTTAGGTATTAGGGTTGCGAGTTTGTTGCCACTTATTATTCTTGTTTTATTTAAACCTGATGAACAAGTGGAACCTTGGTATTTATTTTATCTTTTTCTTCTGGTTGTTTTATTCATCATGGCTATTTTTTCAGCAATTAAATGGTATTTTAAAGTGTACTGGATTGAGAATAATATTTTACATATAAAGCACGGTGTTTTTGTAAAGAAGGAAAGTTATTTAAATAAAGAACGTGTGCAAAATGTTAGTACGTCTTCTAACGTTATTTATCAGATGCTTGGACTTATGAAGTTAAATATAGAAGTAGCGGGTGGTGGTAGTGAACCAGAAGTGATGTTGGCTGGTATTAAAGAAGACGAGGCAAAACATTTAATCGCTTTATTACATAAGAAAGAAACTACTGTAAAAGAAGAAATAGAAGAGGAAGAAAGCAAGACGGTTTATCAGTTAACAGCGAAAGAGGTTTTAGCAGCAGCGATTACCTCTGGTCGGTTCGGACTAGTGTTTTCTGGACTAGTACTTCTTTACACAAAGTTTGATTTTATTCTTCCTGAAGGATTCACAAGTAAAGTAGAAGCGTATGTGATGGGAAACGGTGTTTATAAACTAATTGTAATAGCATTAATTTTAATGGCAATTTCATGGATTATTTCCACGGCTGGATATGTGTTGAAATATGCAAACTTTAAAATTGAGCGAAAAGGGGAAGAAATTCGTATCGTTCAAGGTTTATTTGAAAAGAAAGAGTTTGTCTTAAAATTGCACCGAATTCAAGCGATTACTGTAAAAGAATGTATGCTTCGCCAGCCATTTGGTTATTGCGCTGTTGAAGTGGAAGCAATTCACAGTATTGGAGCAGCAAGTAATGAAGTGATGCTGCATCCGTTTATGAAGAAAAAAGATGTACGGCAACTGCTCACATATTTAGAGTTACCTTATGAAATTGAAGCGGAGATCGTTCACTTACCAAAAACAGCGTTGCGTCGTTATTTCATTATGGGCTGGTTAATAAGTATCATACTAACAGTTCTAATTGCCAGCGTTAGTATATATTTAAAACAATATATTGCATTGTTTGTTATTTTACCGTTATTTATCGTATTTTCGTTACTTGCGTATGCTAGATATAAAAGCGGCGGTTATGAATTAAGAGAAAATCAACTAACGGTTGTATATCGTGATTTTTCGAAATATACAGGAATAATGCGAAGAAGACATGTTCAAGCAGTAGGTTATAATCAATCGTATTTTCAAAGAAAGGATGAATTATGTACAACTCTTGTAGCGGTAGCGGGGCGGGGTTATGAAGTAAAGCATATGAGAAAAAAAGATTCACTTCGTATATATAATTGGTACAAAGAAAAAGGAAACACCGGTGTGTAA
- the hemY gene encoding protoporphyrinogen oxidase, with the protein MRKKVVIVGGGITGLTAMYNLQKNIHEKNLPIDTLLIEASGKLGGKIQTVRKDGFTIERGPDSFLARKESAARLVKELGLGDELVNNQAGQSFILVNNRLHKMPNGSMMGIPTQITPFLFSGLFSPIGKLRAGFDLLMPRSKPVSDQSLGQFFRHRLGNEVVENLIEPLLSGIYAGDIDEMSLMSTFPQMYQIEQKHRSISLGMRTLAPKEEKAEPKKGIFQTVKTGLESIVESLEAKMHEGTIIKGTRIEKVAKQGDGYTITLSNGKEIEADAIVVATSHKVLPSMFAQYKQFRFFRNIPSTSVANVALAFRKSAIQRDINGTGFVVSRNSDYTITACTWTHKKWPHTTPEGKTLLRCYVGRAGDEAVVEQTEEELVQLVLEDLRKTMDITEDPEFTIVSRWKEAMPQYTVGHNERMKKLTTFMEKELPGIYLAGSSYAGAGLPDCINQGEEAAKRVLSHLEKVIDAELIAQ; encoded by the coding sequence TTGAGGAAAAAAGTTGTGATCGTCGGCGGAGGTATTACTGGATTAACAGCAATGTATAACTTACAAAAAAATATTCATGAAAAAAACTTGCCGATTGATACATTACTTATAGAAGCATCGGGTAAACTTGGCGGAAAAATTCAAACCGTTCGAAAAGATGGATTTACAATTGAGCGCGGACCGGATTCTTTCTTAGCACGAAAAGAAAGTGCAGCTAGATTAGTGAAAGAATTAGGCCTTGGCGATGAACTTGTAAATAATCAAGCCGGTCAATCATTTATCCTCGTAAACAATCGATTACATAAAATGCCGAATGGATCAATGATGGGAATTCCAACGCAAATTACGCCGTTTCTATTTTCCGGGCTGTTCTCCCCAATTGGTAAACTAAGAGCTGGTTTTGATCTATTAATGCCAAGGTCAAAGCCAGTATCTGACCAATCACTCGGACAATTCTTCAGACATCGTCTTGGAAACGAAGTGGTTGAAAACTTAATAGAACCGTTACTATCGGGTATTTATGCAGGGGATATTGATGAAATGAGCTTAATGTCAACATTCCCGCAAATGTATCAGATTGAGCAGAAACATCGCAGCATTTCACTCGGTATGCGTACGCTCGCTCCGAAAGAAGAGAAAGCTGAACCGAAAAAAGGAATCTTCCAAACAGTGAAAACAGGTTTAGAATCTATCGTTGAATCTCTTGAAGCAAAGATGCATGAAGGTACGATAATAAAGGGAACTCGCATTGAAAAAGTTGCAAAACAGGGTGATGGTTATACGATTACTCTTAGTAACGGAAAAGAAATAGAAGCAGACGCTATCGTAGTGGCAACTTCGCATAAAGTATTGCCGTCCATGTTTGCTCAATACAAGCAGTTTCGTTTCTTTCGTAATATTCCATCCACATCCGTTGCGAATGTCGCACTTGCTTTCCGAAAGTCCGCAATCCAGCGCGATATTAATGGTACAGGATTTGTCGTATCACGAAATAGCGATTACACCATTACAGCATGTACGTGGACGCATAAAAAATGGCCACATACAACGCCAGAAGGAAAAACACTCCTTCGCTGTTACGTTGGACGTGCTGGTGATGAAGCGGTTGTAGAACAAACTGAAGAAGAGCTCGTTCAGCTCGTACTAGAAGATTTAAGAAAGACGATGGATATTACAGAGGATCCAGAGTTTACAATCGTAAGCCGCTGGAAAGAAGCGATGCCTCAATATACAGTAGGCCATAACGAGCGAATGAAAAAGCTCACAACATTTATGGAGAAAGAGTTGCCTGGTATATACTTGGCAGGTAGCTCCTATGCTGGTGCTGGACTTCCAGATTGTATTAATCAAGGTGAGGAAGCTGCAAAGCGTGTATTATCTCATTTGGAGAAAGTAATAGATGCTGAATTAATCGCACAATAA